A window of the Agrococcus jejuensis genome harbors these coding sequences:
- a CDS encoding protein-tyrosine phosphatase family protein translates to MTSERRVWDADALGVVTLPDGRRVRGRGVRRGAVAPGDEPDLGAYLLGRAPEVPWPSVWIAWPDFRLPRDAAAAVATLAHIHAAAAEQRVEVACAGGIGRTGTALAILARMSGVPATDAVAWVREHHDPRAVETPQQRRFAETVALPD, encoded by the coding sequence ATGACGAGCGAGCGCCGGGTGTGGGATGCGGATGCGCTCGGCGTCGTGACGCTGCCCGACGGGCGCCGGGTGCGAGGTCGCGGGGTGCGCCGCGGCGCCGTCGCGCCAGGCGACGAGCCCGACCTCGGCGCCTACCTGCTCGGCCGAGCGCCCGAGGTCCCGTGGCCGAGCGTGTGGATCGCCTGGCCCGACTTCCGCCTGCCGCGCGACGCGGCCGCAGCCGTCGCGACCCTCGCCCACATCCACGCCGCCGCGGCGGAGCAACGCGTCGAGGTCGCGTGCGCGGGCGGCATCGGCCGCACGGGCACGGCGCTCGCGATCCTCGCCCGCATGAGCGGCGTGCCCGCCACCGACGCCGTCGCCTGGGTGCGCGAGCACCACGACCCGCGCGCGGTCGAGACGCCGCAGCAGCGGCGCTTCGCCGAGACGGTCGCGCTGCCGGACTGA
- a CDS encoding DUF2087 domain-containing protein yields the protein MASDPRPLLAMLADDDRRLLLAEVTVAAARLAPIVAERLPAVERRRLEALERVGLVEIVDGWAWPRDPFTATLERTPSRTGIERFVHDGRIDEWPRRMADRVDLMRWAMEQAVAADEVVDEPTVTARLGEVWRDPATLRRDLVDAGLLDRDLEGRAYRRAG from the coding sequence ATGGCATCCGACCCGCGCCCGCTGCTCGCCATGCTCGCCGACGACGACCGCAGGCTGCTGCTCGCGGAGGTCACCGTCGCCGCCGCTCGCCTCGCGCCGATCGTCGCCGAGCGGCTGCCGGCGGTCGAGCGACGGCGGCTCGAGGCCCTCGAGCGCGTGGGTCTCGTCGAGATCGTCGACGGATGGGCGTGGCCGCGCGACCCGTTCACGGCGACGCTCGAGCGCACGCCGAGCCGCACGGGCATCGAGCGCTTCGTGCACGACGGCCGCATCGACGAGTGGCCGCGGCGCATGGCCGACCGCGTCGACCTCATGCGCTGGGCGATGGAGCAGGCCGTCGCCGCCGACGAGGTCGTCGACGAGCCCACGGTGACGGCGCGGCTCGGCGAGGTCTGGCGCGACCCGGCGACGCTGCGCCGCGACCTCGTCGACGCGGGCCTGCTCGACCGCGACCTCGAGGGCCGCGCGTACCGCCGAGCCGGCTGA
- the ddaH gene encoding dimethylargininase: MQPELVTAPPIESDRVATHKTVLMCRPDFFTVSYRINPWMHPEHPTSTQTAVTQWEALHAAYVALGYDVHLIDPIDGLNDMVYSANGGFTLDGKAYGALFTYEQRAPEGPAYMAWLQEAGFEVHAPSHVNEGEGDFLVAGDAILAGHGFRTTLESHDELRRIFGREVVSLRLVDPSFYHLDTAIAILDDQNVAYLPKAFDDASRAELERRFPDAVLVSDDDAAVLGLNSFGDGRSMVIASRAAGFDRDLQARGYATVGVDLSELLLGGGGVKCCTLELRR, encoded by the coding sequence ATGCAGCCCGAGCTCGTCACCGCCCCACCGATCGAGTCCGACCGCGTCGCCACGCACAAGACCGTGCTCATGTGCCGGCCCGACTTCTTCACGGTCAGCTACCGCATCAACCCGTGGATGCATCCCGAGCATCCGACGAGCACGCAGACCGCCGTGACGCAGTGGGAGGCCCTGCACGCAGCGTACGTCGCGCTCGGGTACGACGTGCATCTCATCGATCCGATCGACGGCCTCAACGACATGGTCTACTCGGCGAACGGCGGCTTCACCCTCGACGGCAAGGCGTACGGCGCCCTCTTCACCTACGAGCAGCGCGCCCCCGAGGGCCCCGCCTACATGGCGTGGCTCCAGGAGGCCGGCTTCGAGGTGCACGCGCCGAGCCACGTCAACGAGGGCGAGGGCGACTTCCTCGTCGCCGGCGACGCGATCCTCGCCGGCCACGGCTTCCGCACGACGCTCGAGTCGCACGACGAGCTGCGCCGCATCTTCGGCCGCGAGGTCGTGAGCCTGCGCCTCGTCGACCCGTCGTTCTACCACCTGGACACGGCCATCGCGATCCTCGACGACCAGAACGTCGCGTACCTGCCGAAGGCGTTCGACGACGCGAGCCGCGCCGAGCTCGAGCGGCGGTTCCCGGATGCGGTGCTCGTGAGCGACGACGATGCGGCCGTGCTCGGCCTCAACTCGTTCGGCGACGGCCGGTCGATGGTCATCGCCTCGCGCGCCGCCGGCTTCGACCGCGACCTGCAGGCGCGCGGCTACGCCACGGTCGGCGTCGATCTCTCCGAGCTGCTGCTCGGCGGCGGCGGCGTGAAGTGCTGCACGCTGGAGCTGCGACGATGA
- a CDS encoding PPOX class F420-dependent oxidoreductase — MRIADATYVLLTSFKRDGDGVGTPVWIAPLGDGTAGFTTPSNAWKAKRIRRTPRVLVQESDVRGTPTPGSEPVELHATVHADAPTVARVRAAVRAKYGFQYRLISGVERVVGFVRRRSVERVVIVLAEPGAES; from the coding sequence ATGCGCATCGCCGACGCCACCTACGTGCTGCTCACCTCGTTCAAGCGCGACGGCGACGGCGTGGGCACGCCCGTGTGGATCGCGCCGCTCGGCGACGGCACCGCGGGCTTCACGACGCCGTCGAACGCGTGGAAGGCGAAGCGCATCCGCCGCACGCCGCGCGTGCTCGTGCAGGAGAGCGACGTGCGCGGCACGCCGACGCCGGGCTCCGAGCCCGTGGAGCTGCACGCGACCGTGCACGCGGACGCGCCGACGGTCGCGCGCGTGCGGGCTGCGGTGCGGGCGAAGTACGGGTTCCAGTACCGCCTCATCTCGGGCGTCGAGCGCGTCGTGGGATTCGTGCGGCGCCGCTCGGTGGAGCGCGTGGTGATCGTGCTCGCGGAGCCGGGCGCCGAGTCCTAG
- a CDS encoding beta-class carbonic anhydrase translates to MDQHFDDLLAANRTYAETFDLQGFDGIAKSGVMLVTCMDSRIEPLGMLGLQPGDAKILRNPGGRVDDRALVALVLGNNLLNVDRILIVEHTRCAVASNDEETILTRIGESAGQDAHWLPVDPIADQRRALAEDVHKVTSHPLIADSVHVGGFLYDVDSGLLERVA, encoded by the coding sequence GTGGATCAGCACTTCGACGACCTGCTCGCCGCCAACCGCACCTACGCCGAGACCTTCGACCTGCAGGGATTCGACGGCATCGCCAAGTCGGGCGTCATGCTCGTGACCTGCATGGACTCGCGCATCGAGCCGCTCGGCATGCTGGGCCTGCAGCCGGGCGACGCGAAGATCCTGCGCAACCCGGGCGGCCGCGTCGACGACCGCGCGCTCGTGGCGCTCGTGCTCGGCAACAACCTGCTGAACGTCGACCGCATCCTCATCGTCGAGCACACGCGCTGCGCCGTCGCGTCGAACGACGAGGAGACGATCCTCACCCGCATCGGCGAGTCCGCGGGCCAGGATGCGCACTGGCTGCCGGTCGACCCGATCGCCGACCAGCGCCGCGCGCTCGCGGAGGACGTGCACAAGGTCACGTCGCACCCGCTCATCGCCGACTCCGTGCACGTGGGCGGCTTCCTCTACGACGTCGACTCGGGCCTGCTCGAGCGCGTCGCGTGA
- a CDS encoding AAA family ATPase — protein MASSVVLVNGLPGSGKSTLARALAAELDVPLLSKSLVKAGIVGSTPHMGLPGAIYGALAMDVVWALAGRSDEPPIVDSLWIRSRDLGFVQEGLRRAGSPHVVEVWCDVDPAVAQARALSSRDRLRTRERFAREWDSLVDDAGPLGIGDLLEVPSLEPVDAADVARAVRALLR, from the coding sequence ATGGCTTCGAGCGTCGTGCTCGTGAACGGACTGCCCGGCTCGGGCAAGTCGACGCTGGCGCGGGCGCTCGCGGCCGAGCTCGACGTGCCGCTGCTGTCGAAGAGCCTCGTGAAGGCGGGCATCGTCGGCTCGACGCCGCACATGGGCCTGCCGGGCGCGATCTACGGCGCGCTCGCGATGGACGTCGTGTGGGCGCTCGCGGGTCGCAGCGACGAGCCGCCGATCGTCGACTCGCTGTGGATCCGCTCGCGCGACCTCGGCTTCGTGCAGGAGGGGCTGCGGCGCGCGGGCTCGCCGCACGTCGTCGAGGTGTGGTGCGACGTCGACCCCGCCGTGGCGCAGGCGAGGGCGCTCTCGAGCCGCGACCGGCTGCGCACGCGCGAGCGGTTCGCGCGCGAGTGGGACTCGCTCGTCGACGACGCCGGCCCGCTCGGCATCGGCGACCTGCTCGAGGTGCCGTCGCTCGAGCCCGTCGACGCCGCCGACGTCGCGCGGGCGGTGCGGGCGCTGCTGCGCTGA
- a CDS encoding FAD-dependent monooxygenase, with protein MREAIVVGAGIGGLAAAKGLVDAGWRVTVLEEDAALREVGAGIGLSANGLVALDALDLGDAVRAVAVAALPQGTRTAQGTRLQGPAEFASSAVHGIHRTTLHRILADAARDAEIVTGAHVVRVHPGSRARVTTVEGGEQRERVADLVVGADGIDSLVRAAIRTDLPVDYSGSTCWRGVVARRPDSPAGFLQWFGAGSEVGLVPIDGDRVYWYVAARARMGRTARDEHAAATDAVRGFEELVRAHVAAEPETPVLRHDMRYLPTGLRTFVAPGVALLGDAAHAMLPTMGQGAASALEDAATLGVLAARDDVDDLLGAYDRLRRPRTQRLQQLSHRLYRSGMEVRNPVLAAARNGVIHLAPTLLAEIAADWMLRWSPPRR; from the coding sequence ATGCGTGAGGCCATCGTCGTCGGTGCAGGCATCGGCGGGCTCGCCGCCGCGAAGGGGCTCGTGGATGCGGGTTGGCGCGTCACGGTGCTCGAGGAGGATGCGGCGCTGCGCGAGGTCGGCGCCGGCATCGGCCTGAGCGCCAACGGGCTCGTGGCGCTCGACGCCCTCGATCTCGGCGACGCCGTGCGCGCCGTCGCCGTCGCCGCGCTGCCGCAGGGCACGCGCACGGCGCAGGGCACGCGCCTGCAGGGGCCGGCGGAGTTCGCGTCGAGCGCGGTGCACGGCATCCATCGCACCACGTTGCACCGCATCCTCGCCGACGCCGCGAGGGATGCGGAGATCGTCACGGGCGCGCACGTCGTGCGCGTGCATCCCGGGTCCCGCGCCCGCGTCACGACCGTCGAGGGCGGCGAGCAGCGCGAGCGCGTCGCCGACCTCGTCGTGGGCGCCGACGGCATCGACTCGCTCGTGCGCGCCGCGATCCGCACGGATCTGCCGGTCGACTACTCCGGCTCGACGTGCTGGCGGGGCGTCGTCGCCCGCCGCCCCGACTCGCCCGCCGGCTTCCTGCAGTGGTTCGGCGCCGGCTCGGAGGTCGGCCTCGTGCCCATCGACGGCGACCGCGTGTACTGGTACGTCGCCGCCCGCGCCCGCATGGGCCGCACGGCGCGCGACGAGCACGCTGCCGCGACGGATGCGGTGCGCGGCTTCGAGGAGCTCGTGCGCGCGCACGTGGCCGCCGAGCCCGAGACGCCGGTGCTGCGGCACGACATGCGGTACCTGCCGACGGGGCTGCGCACGTTCGTCGCGCCCGGCGTCGCCCTGCTCGGCGACGCCGCTCACGCGATGCTGCCCACCATGGGGCAGGGCGCCGCGTCGGCGCTCGAGGACGCCGCGACCCTCGGCGTGCTCGCCGCACGCGACGACGTCGACGACCTGCTCGGCGCCTACGACCGACTGCGACGTCCGCGCACGCAGCGGCTGCAGCAGCTGTCGCACCGGCTCTACCGCTCGGGCATGGAGGTGCGGAACCCCGTGCTCGCCGCCGCCCGCAACGGCGTCATCCACCTCGCGCCGACGCTGCTCGCCGAGATCGCGGCCGACTGGATGCTGCGCTGGAGCCCGCCGAGGCGCTGA
- a CDS encoding GNAT family N-acetyltransferase produces MRSWPLFDLVLRTPRLELRPVRDDDLDDVVDAALSGIHEPDLHPFPNAWNVGTPDEVRRRVLQFQWRQRASVEPNDWVVQLGVRFEGRVVGVQDIGAKDLAVRRVVETGSWLRQDVQGRGIGTEMRAAALLFAFDVLGATVALSGYAEGNAASAGVSRRLGYVDNGRAPAAFGDRRIEEQRLRLDRDAFVRPDWALQVEGWDAARADLLGDDA; encoded by the coding sequence ATGCGCTCCTGGCCACTCTTCGACCTCGTGCTGCGCACGCCCCGGCTCGAGCTGCGGCCCGTGCGCGACGACGACCTCGACGACGTGGTCGACGCCGCCCTGAGCGGCATCCACGAGCCCGACCTGCATCCGTTCCCGAACGCCTGGAACGTCGGCACGCCCGACGAGGTGCGCCGTCGTGTGCTGCAGTTCCAGTGGCGGCAGCGCGCGTCGGTCGAGCCGAACGACTGGGTGGTGCAGCTCGGCGTGCGGTTCGAGGGTCGCGTCGTCGGCGTGCAGGACATCGGCGCGAAGGACCTCGCCGTGCGCCGCGTCGTCGAGACGGGCTCGTGGCTGCGGCAGGACGTGCAGGGCCGCGGCATCGGCACCGAGATGCGCGCCGCCGCGCTGCTGTTCGCCTTCGACGTGCTCGGCGCCACCGTCGCGCTCAGCGGCTACGCCGAGGGCAACGCAGCCTCGGCGGGCGTCTCGCGACGGCTCGGCTACGTCGACAACGGCCGGGCGCCCGCGGCGTTCGGCGACCGGCGGATCGAGGAGCAGCGCCTGCGCCTCGATCGCGACGCGTTCGTGCGCCCCGACTGGGCCCTGCAGGTCGAGGGCTGGGATGCGGCGCGCGCCGACCTGCTCGGCGACGACGCCTGA
- a CDS encoding saccharopine dehydrogenase family protein, with amino-acid sequence MRILLIGAGGVGAAFARIAARRSFYDAIVVADYAIERAEAVVAAIAERHGAEVAGRFTVARVDASDPANVAALAREHAATHVMNAVEPGFVDAIFAGAFEAGCDYLDMAMSLSARHPERPYEEVGVMLGDRQFAKAGEWEAAGRLALVGMGVEPGLSDVFARYASDHLFSSIDELGTRDGANLVVRDDDGTEIFAPSFSIWTTIEECLNPPVVWEQGRGWFTTPPFSEPEVFDFPEGIGPVECVNVEHEEVLLMPRWLDAKRVTFKYGLGSEFIGVLRTLGLLGLDSNEPIRVRSKGGPVEVSPRDVVAAALPDPATIGPRMEGKTCAGVWVTGTGTDGQPRSTYLYHVSDNAWTMAEYDSQCVVWQTALNPVIALELLATGVWSGAGVLGPEAFDAKAFLDLMAAPEADGGYGQAWGMREQPLPTAPASAS; translated from the coding sequence ATGCGCATCCTGCTCATCGGCGCCGGCGGCGTCGGCGCCGCCTTCGCCCGCATCGCCGCCCGGCGCTCGTTCTACGACGCGATCGTCGTCGCCGACTACGCGATCGAGCGCGCAGAGGCCGTCGTCGCCGCGATCGCCGAGCGCCACGGCGCCGAGGTCGCCGGTCGCTTCACGGTCGCCCGCGTCGACGCCTCCGACCCCGCGAACGTCGCCGCGCTCGCGCGCGAGCACGCCGCGACGCACGTCATGAACGCCGTCGAGCCCGGATTCGTCGACGCGATCTTCGCCGGTGCCTTCGAGGCCGGCTGCGACTACCTCGACATGGCCATGAGCCTCTCGGCGCGCCACCCCGAGCGGCCGTACGAGGAGGTCGGCGTCATGCTCGGCGACCGCCAGTTCGCGAAGGCGGGGGAGTGGGAGGCCGCCGGCCGGCTCGCGCTCGTGGGCATGGGCGTCGAGCCCGGCCTCTCCGACGTGTTCGCGCGCTACGCATCCGACCACCTCTTCTCGTCGATCGACGAGCTCGGCACGCGCGACGGCGCCAACCTCGTCGTGCGCGACGACGACGGCACCGAGATCTTCGCGCCGTCGTTCTCGATCTGGACGACGATCGAGGAGTGCCTCAACCCGCCCGTCGTGTGGGAGCAGGGGCGCGGCTGGTTCACGACGCCGCCGTTCTCGGAGCCCGAGGTGTTCGACTTCCCCGAGGGCATCGGCCCCGTCGAGTGCGTCAACGTCGAGCACGAGGAGGTGCTGCTCATGCCGCGCTGGCTCGACGCGAAGCGCGTCACGTTCAAGTACGGCCTCGGCTCGGAGTTCATCGGCGTGCTGCGCACCCTGGGCCTGCTCGGCCTCGACTCGAACGAGCCCATCCGGGTGCGCTCGAAGGGCGGACCGGTGGAGGTGTCGCCGCGCGACGTCGTCGCCGCCGCGCTGCCCGACCCCGCCACGATCGGGCCGCGCATGGAGGGCAAGACGTGCGCTGGCGTGTGGGTCACGGGCACCGGCACGGATGGGCAGCCGCGGTCGACGTACCTCTATCACGTGTCCGACAACGCGTGGACGATGGCCGAGTACGACTCGCAGTGCGTCGTGTGGCAGACGGCCCTCAACCCCGTCATCGCGCTCGAGCTGCTCGCGACGGGCGTCTGGTCGGGTGCAGGCGTGCTCGGCCCCGAGGCGTTCGACGCGAAGGCGTTCCTCGACCTCATGGCGGCGCCCGAGGCCGACGGCGGCTACGGCCAGGCGTGGGGCATGCGCGAGCAGCCGCTGCCGACCGCGCCCGCATCCGCCTCCTGA
- a CDS encoding NUDIX hydrolase, protein MGIITVSAVCFARDGRILTVRKRGTSMFMLPGGKPEAGESAAECAAREVHEELGVVVAPDALRLVGVFDAVAANEAGFTVRATVFAHDGDIDPVVQAELEDARWIDPAVGIDDPQEAPLNRVHVFPLLVAARG, encoded by the coding sequence GTGGGCATCATCACGGTCTCGGCGGTGTGCTTCGCGCGCGACGGGCGCATCCTCACCGTGCGCAAGCGCGGCACGTCGATGTTCATGCTGCCCGGCGGCAAGCCCGAGGCGGGCGAGTCCGCTGCGGAGTGCGCGGCGCGCGAGGTGCACGAGGAGCTCGGCGTCGTCGTGGCACCAGACGCGCTGCGGCTCGTGGGCGTCTTCGACGCCGTCGCCGCCAACGAGGCCGGCTTCACGGTGCGCGCGACGGTCTTCGCGCACGATGGCGACATCGACCCCGTCGTGCAGGCCGAGCTCGAGGATGCGCGCTGGATCGACCCCGCCGTGGGCATCGACGACCCGCAGGAGGCGCCGCTCAACCGCGTGCACGTCTTCCCGCTGCTGGTGGCCGCGCGCGGGTAG
- a CDS encoding MalY/PatB family protein, with protein sequence MTSPATHPNPLEQVPLERLRERTSIKWRHFGPEVLPMWVAEMDVVPADAIQDAIARAMRDGDTGYARGVDYAEAHARFSADRWGFAPDPAASVTVADVMTGIFELIRMLTDLGDEVVVTSPVYPPFHGYTMHAGRVVREAPLTAAGRLDVDAIDAALAAATAGGRRSVLLLASPHNPTGTVHTRAELEAVAAIAARHGASVVVDEIHAPLALPGAVFTPYLSVDPRGFVVTSASKAWNLAGIRSATILAGTDAAATLRAFPEVVTHGPNHLAVIAHTAAYDHGRDWLDAVVVGIAANHALLRELLAGSGVEHRIPEATYLAWLDLSATAIADPDARAAGGDVTATSAPSIALQRAGLGVNAGEPFGAGGANHVRVNVGTSQAVLREGVARLRSAVGPA encoded by the coding sequence GTGACCAGCCCCGCCACGCACCCGAACCCGCTCGAGCAGGTGCCGCTCGAGCGGCTGCGCGAGCGCACGAGCATCAAGTGGCGCCACTTCGGCCCCGAGGTGCTGCCGATGTGGGTCGCCGAGATGGACGTCGTGCCCGCCGACGCGATCCAGGATGCGATCGCGAGGGCGATGCGCGACGGCGACACGGGCTACGCCCGCGGCGTCGACTACGCGGAGGCGCACGCGCGCTTCAGCGCCGACCGCTGGGGCTTCGCGCCCGACCCCGCGGCGTCGGTGACGGTCGCCGACGTCATGACGGGCATCTTCGAGCTCATCCGCATGCTCACGGACCTCGGCGACGAGGTGGTCGTGACGAGCCCCGTGTACCCGCCGTTCCACGGCTACACGATGCATGCCGGCCGCGTGGTGCGCGAGGCGCCGCTGACGGCCGCCGGGCGCCTCGACGTCGACGCGATCGACGCGGCGCTCGCCGCCGCGACGGCGGGCGGTCGCCGCTCGGTGCTGCTGCTCGCGAGCCCCCACAACCCCACCGGCACGGTGCACACGCGCGCCGAGCTCGAGGCCGTCGCGGCGATCGCGGCCCGGCACGGCGCATCCGTCGTCGTCGACGAGATCCACGCGCCGCTCGCGCTGCCCGGCGCCGTCTTCACGCCGTACCTCTCGGTCGACCCTCGGGGGTTCGTCGTGACGTCGGCGTCGAAGGCGTGGAACCTCGCCGGCATCCGCTCTGCCACGATCCTCGCGGGCACGGATGCCGCGGCGACGCTGCGCGCGTTCCCCGAGGTCGTGACGCACGGCCCGAACCACCTCGCCGTCATCGCCCACACCGCCGCGTACGACCACGGCCGCGACTGGCTCGACGCCGTCGTCGTGGGCATCGCGGCCAACCACGCCCTCCTCCGCGAGCTGCTCGCCGGCTCGGGCGTCGAGCACCGCATCCCCGAGGCGACGTACCTCGCGTGGCTCGACCTGTCGGCGACCGCGATCGCGGATCCGGATGCGCGCGCCGCCGGCGGCGACGTGACCGCGACGAGCGCGCCGAGCATCGCGCTGCAGCGCGCCGGCCTCGGCGTCAACGCGGGCGAGCCCTTCGGCGCGGGCGGTGCGAACCACGTACGCGTGAACGTCGGCACGTCGCAGGCGGTGCTGCGCGAGGGCGTCGCGAGGCTGCGCTCCGCGGTCGGCCCAGCATGA
- a CDS encoding Lrp/AsnC family transcriptional regulator — translation MDRIDQGIIDQLRSNARAGYGDIGQVVGLSASAVKRRVDRLVADGIIRGFTVQVDPKVEGLATEAYVELFCRGTVSPTDLKRILSGVPEIVEAGTVTGEADAIVIMRARDVIALEEALEKVRAASSVDHTRSAIVLSKLVTRVAG, via the coding sequence ATGGATCGCATCGATCAGGGCATCATCGACCAGCTTCGCTCGAATGCCCGAGCCGGCTACGGCGACATCGGGCAGGTCGTCGGCCTGTCCGCCTCCGCCGTCAAGCGCCGCGTCGACCGTCTCGTCGCCGACGGCATCATCCGCGGCTTCACCGTGCAGGTCGACCCGAAGGTCGAGGGGCTCGCGACCGAGGCGTACGTCGAGCTGTTCTGCCGCGGCACCGTCTCGCCCACCGACCTCAAGCGCATCCTGTCGGGCGTGCCCGAGATCGTCGAGGCCGGCACCGTCACGGGCGAGGCCGACGCGATCGTCATCATGCGCGCCCGCGACGTCATCGCCCTCGAGGAGGCGCTCGAGAAGGTGCGCGCCGCGTCGTCGGTCGACCACACGCGCTCGGCGATCGTGCTCTCGAAGCTCGTGACGCGCGTCGCGGGCTGA
- a CDS encoding nucleoside triphosphate pyrophosphohydrolase family protein, producing the protein MELAELARRIDAISARYAEIYGFERDGDWLMLKVQEEVGELAQAWLAKTGRQRDKGLTPAEIDERFALELADSIGMLLAFAQVTGVDVERAMDAKWLVWDRRTNQRDDTLDADERALEGRALRGEDAGAEAAPIATPASGEATIVDAVVVADEPPAEPPSGEDAVVEVEASDVAPAGDAPDDVDPFAPSPASATWLDEGAGASAHPAAGDDDRREESA; encoded by the coding sequence ATGGAGCTCGCAGAGCTGGCACGGCGCATCGACGCCATCAGCGCCCGGTACGCGGAGATCTACGGGTTCGAGCGCGACGGCGACTGGCTCATGCTCAAGGTGCAGGAGGAGGTCGGCGAGCTCGCGCAGGCGTGGCTCGCGAAGACCGGCCGCCAGCGCGACAAGGGCCTGACCCCCGCCGAGATCGACGAGCGGTTCGCGCTCGAGCTCGCCGACTCCATCGGCATGCTGCTCGCGTTCGCGCAGGTCACCGGCGTCGACGTCGAGCGCGCGATGGATGCGAAGTGGCTCGTGTGGGATCGCCGCACGAACCAGCGCGACGACACGCTCGACGCCGACGAGCGCGCGCTCGAGGGGCGCGCGCTGCGCGGCGAGGATGCGGGCGCCGAGGCTGCCCCGATCGCGACGCCTGCGAGTGGCGAGGCGACGATCGTCGACGCGGTCGTCGTCGCCGACGAGCCGCCTGCCGAGCCACCGAGCGGCGAGGACGCCGTGGTCGAGGTCGAGGCGTCCGACGTCGCGCCCGCCGGCGACGCGCCCGACGACGTCGACCCGTTCGCCCCGAGCCCGGCGTCGGCGACGTGGCTCGACGAGGGGGCCGGCGCATCCGCGCACCCCGCAGCAGGCGACGACGACCGACGAGAGGAATCCGCCTGA